In one Chlamydia sp. BM-2023 genomic region, the following are encoded:
- a CDS encoding polymorphic outer membrane protein middle domain-containing protein, with the protein MKNSIYGVLLFSSFALSLTTDLLADADTVNLGTGFNGAPSKTLNVKETSNADGTIYQVTQPYFLTQVTQFNKADTSCFSNTAGDLTFTSTNNQRLFFQNITSTAQGVAVSSTADGKTLTFSSLYLILYASPLVATGKGAVYSNSSVTIENCRDISFGFNKTTEKGAVIYCTKSAGGATAPTLTLTGNNQIHCVSNLSKSSGGAIYADNLVLSTGGATLFQGNVTESMGGAIAIGPNGNISLSADGGNLTFQRNLRSDPANNKNSIRSSIHLENNAKFLQLRAREDYTIEFCDPITSEGNANEKLVINASDGAARYNGTIVFSSDNYYTTSPLSKMSVFPQDLALADGSLILKDGVTFLAKSFDQSRASILLLGEGTTVQTTNNLNIKNLVLKLTSVQEPPALLSATADTARVDLQGPITLEVPDEIFFNQEALAKEISFDHLTISCKHLDNVVIDNTFEMPNSNMDNHRGYQGEWKTSWSEEIDPEGHVSPKKKMVLSWKPSGYIPFSGGTGEFTTSLVPNSLWNLFLDTRFSQQAIETTAQSSPTGIWSGAISNFSRKYASKQNHGFCHQSCGYVLGGQILTPKEDILGVSLCQQFGNSRDFARAKARDKFFSGSMYARHSRRLLPIMRFLAGTSTFRPKILLQVPRDFPINFDALVSYSFNKNHMKVKYSDKTKTTSVWDTYGYSAQVGSSLSFALDASHSFFQTLSPFIKLHWLHAQQAQFQEEGLKRRAFSNSSLKNLSLPIGLKIQGQSLHHLSYEFTGMYIADVYRRNPKSVTSLLSGGLLPWTTTATNLPRQGALFQGSGNLVLTSHINIFAQGTVERRSSSYSYNLDLGSKVLF; encoded by the coding sequence ATGAAAAACTCTATATATGGAGTTTTGCTGTTTTCCTCTTTTGCCTTATCCTTAACTACCGATCTTCTTGCAGATGCTGATACTGTAAACCTCGGAACAGGATTCAACGGCGCACCCAGTAAAACTTTGAATGTGAAAGAAACTAGTAACGCCGATGGTACAATCTATCAAGTAACTCAACCCTACTTCTTAACACAAGTAACACAGTTTAATAAAGCCGATACTAGCTGTTTTTCAAATACTGCTGGGGATCTTACGTTTACTAGTACTAACAATCAAAGACTCTTTTTCCAGAATATTACATCTACTGCTCAAGGTGTTGCTGTTAGCTCAACAGCGGATGGCAAAACTCTGACATTTTCTTCTCTATACTTAATTCTTTATGCCTCTCCTTTAGTGGCAACTGGGAAAGGTGCTGTTTATTCTAATAGCTCAGTAACTATCGAAAACTGCAGAGATATAAGCTTCGGATTTAATAAAACTACTGAGAAAGGCGCTGTTATCTACTGCACGAAAAGTGCAGGAGGAGCAACAGCTCCAACACTAACACTAACGGGTAATAATCAGATACACTGCGTTAGCAACTTATCAAAATCATCAGGTGGAGCTATTTACGCTGATAATTTAGTACTATCCACGGGAGGAGCCACCCTATTTCAGGGCAACGTTACCGAAAGTATGGGCGGGGCCATTGCTATTGGCCCTAATGGAAATATCAGCTTATCTGCAGATGGCGGAAACCTGACATTTCAAAGAAATCTACGCTCTGACCCTGCTAATAATAAAAATAGCATTAGAAGCTCTATCCACTTGGAAAATAATGCAAAGTTTCTTCAATTACGTGCTCGTGAAGACTACACTATAGAATTCTGCGATCCTATTACATCCGAAGGAAATGCAAACGAAAAGCTCGTAATTAACGCTAGCGATGGAGCTGCTAGATATAATGGAACTATAGTATTTTCTTCTGACAACTATTATACAACATCTCCCCTATCCAAGATGTCCGTGTTTCCTCAAGATCTTGCCTTAGCAGATGGAAGTTTAATATTAAAAGACGGCGTAACTTTCCTTGCAAAATCTTTTGATCAATCGCGAGCTTCTATATTGCTTCTTGGAGAGGGAACAACAGTACAAACTACTAATAACCTCAATATCAAAAATCTAGTTTTAAAGCTTACAAGCGTACAAGAACCTCCCGCGCTACTCTCCGCAACTGCAGACACTGCGCGTGTTGATCTTCAAGGTCCTATCACTCTTGAGGTTCCTGATGAAATATTTTTCAATCAGGAGGCCCTAGCTAAGGAAATCTCTTTTGATCATCTAACTATTAGCTGCAAACATTTAGATAATGTTGTGATCGATAACACTTTTGAAATGCCTAATTCCAATATGGATAACCATCGTGGTTATCAGGGAGAATGGAAAACTTCCTGGTCTGAAGAAATAGATCCTGAAGGACATGTTAGTCCGAAAAAGAAGATGGTATTATCTTGGAAACCCTCAGGGTACATTCCTTTTTCTGGAGGGACCGGAGAATTTACAACATCATTAGTTCCTAACAGCTTATGGAACCTCTTTTTAGATACGCGATTTTCTCAGCAAGCTATAGAAACAACAGCGCAATCCTCCCCTACAGGAATTTGGTCAGGGGCAATTTCTAATTTTTCTAGGAAATATGCTTCCAAACAAAATCATGGCTTTTGCCATCAAAGCTGTGGATATGTCCTAGGAGGACAAATCCTCACTCCTAAAGAGGATATTCTCGGCGTAAGTCTATGTCAGCAATTTGGAAATTCTAGAGATTTTGCTCGTGCAAAAGCTCGTGATAAATTCTTTTCAGGATCTATGTATGCTCGGCATTCTAGACGTCTCCTTCCCATTATGCGTTTTCTTGCGGGAACATCTACTTTCAGACCTAAAATCTTATTACAAGTTCCTAGGGATTTCCCTATTAACTTTGATGCTTTGGTAAGCTACAGCTTTAACAAAAATCATATGAAGGTAAAGTATTCCGACAAAACGAAAACAACAAGTGTATGGGATACCTATGGTTATTCCGCACAGGTTGGTAGCTCTTTATCCTTTGCTTTAGATGCTTCCCACTCATTTTTCCAAACTCTCTCTCCTTTCATAAAGCTACATTGGCTTCATGCTCAGCAAGCACAATTTCAAGAGGAAGGGCTAAAACGCCGCGCCTTTAGCAATAGTTCTTTAAAAAACCTTTCCTTACCCATTGGTTTAAAAATCCAAGGACAATCTCTACATCATCTCTCTTATGAATTTACCGGGATGTATATTGCCGATGTCTATCGTCGCAATCCTAAAAGTGTGACTTCATTACTCTCTGGAGGTTTACTCCCCTGGACAACAACAGCAACAAATCTCCCAAGACAAGGTGCGTTGTTTCAAGGATCAGGAAACCTCGTCCTCACATCACACATTAATATCTTCGCTCAAGGAACCGTAGAACGACGAAGTTCATCGTATAGCTACAACTTAGATCTTGGTAGTAAGGTGCTATTTTAA
- a CDS encoding polymorphic outer membrane protein middle domain-containing protein — MKRPVYWLLIPSGLLTSTPLILAAPTEQFLSSSDSYNGNTATTPFTPKSTSDAAGTQYTCLDNISISYAGKDTPLVASCFTQTTGDLFFVGNGHSLSFDNITATSKPGAIEVTADKNLSVSGFSIFSCFSSSLGTTAQGAIKSGGTALFDKNAMILFQKNSSSAAGGAITSKGFSLKGTSMSAKFIANTSTENGGAIESSGVNAIENNFGGIIFAENSSKKHGGAIHSNSTTTISNNNRVLFIENTTTGTTDSSGGAIYCSNGTAVPDPDLKLENNQQFFFLKNSSKVSGGAIYSKKLTITSGGPTLFANNSVTNAAPKGGAIYLDGGECSLTADIGNIMFDGNTIITSGNPGSAVRNAIDLGNNGKFSTLSAKEGMGIFFYDPVTSSGTATPDLTINSTVGTSTYSGKIVFSGERLSEQEKAVAANLKSTLNQKVSLNSGSLILKDGVTLEAQSFTQTSGSSVVMDVGTTLQTPSTNGGAITLTDLSVNISPLGAMPLASAKVSSQTTGQNITVSSVQLISADGNSYEFPIFSKSHDFSSALVIEAPSGTTPTVPASITSPILPDEHYGSQGYWTMNWNQGTGTTQQLATFSWTETGYSPNPERQALLVPNALWGSFTDIRALHQLVELSARSVEYQKGLWGSAITDCLHKKKTSLNKKYCHVGVGYAVGASIHTPRENLFSLGFCQLFNRDKDYLVSKTRSHVYAGSLFFEHRINSSGFLSKVPVILNLLCSYCHGENDMTTRYSQLYSPRGVVYPEVKGCWGSNCYAGEISTSFPMKFPYLFEKCVPFLKVQMIYGEQDSFQEPTSEGRSFESSHLANLSLPIGVKFETASRSNKDTFSLMVAYIPDVYRSNPQCLATLVSTGSSWETTANDLARHAFSLQALSNFTHFKQIGLFGNGGFELREDSYSYNLNFGGRIRF, encoded by the coding sequence ATGAAACGTCCTGTCTATTGGCTTTTAATACCCTCAGGGTTGCTAACCTCAACTCCTTTAATTTTAGCAGCACCCACGGAACAATTTCTTTCTTCATCGGATAGTTATAATGGCAATACGGCAACAACACCTTTTACTCCTAAATCAACATCCGACGCTGCAGGAACACAATATACATGCCTTGACAATATTAGTATTTCTTACGCTGGGAAAGATACTCCCCTAGTAGCAAGCTGTTTCACACAAACTACTGGGGACTTATTTTTTGTAGGCAATGGCCACTCTCTCTCTTTTGATAACATCACCGCAACAAGTAAACCTGGAGCTATCGAGGTAACCGCTGATAAAAACTTATCAGTATCGGGATTTTCTATATTTTCTTGTTTTTCCTCTTCTTTAGGAACAACTGCTCAAGGAGCTATAAAATCGGGAGGCACTGCGCTCTTTGATAAGAATGCGATGATTCTTTTTCAAAAAAACAGCTCTTCAGCAGCTGGCGGAGCTATTACCTCGAAGGGATTTTCACTAAAAGGAACGTCAATGTCTGCGAAGTTTATAGCAAACACCTCTACAGAAAATGGCGGAGCCATAGAATCTAGTGGAGTAAATGCTATAGAAAATAACTTCGGAGGAATTATCTTTGCAGAAAACTCCTCAAAAAAACATGGCGGAGCTATTCATTCTAACTCCACCACGACGATCTCTAATAACAATAGAGTGTTATTTATAGAAAACACCACAACGGGAACTACGGATTCTTCAGGAGGAGCGATTTACTGTAGTAACGGCACAGCTGTGCCAGATCCTGATTTAAAGTTAGAAAATAACCAGCAGTTTTTCTTTTTAAAAAACAGCTCTAAAGTTAGTGGCGGAGCTATTTATTCTAAGAAGTTAACTATTACTTCTGGGGGCCCTACGTTATTTGCCAATAACTCTGTAACTAATGCAGCTCCTAAAGGTGGAGCGATTTATTTAGATGGTGGCGAGTGTAGCCTAACAGCAGATATTGGCAATATTATGTTTGATGGTAATACCATTATCACCTCTGGAAATCCTGGATCAGCAGTAAGAAATGCTATAGACCTGGGAAATAATGGGAAGTTCTCAACACTCTCTGCTAAAGAGGGAATGGGTATTTTCTTTTATGATCCTGTGACCTCATCAGGAACAGCTACTCCTGATCTAACAATAAATTCAACTGTGGGAACATCCACTTATTCTGGGAAAATAGTCTTTTCTGGAGAGCGCCTTAGCGAACAAGAAAAAGCAGTAGCTGCAAATCTTAAATCTACGCTTAATCAAAAGGTCTCTTTAAATTCAGGATCTTTAATTCTTAAAGATGGGGTAACTTTAGAAGCACAATCTTTCACGCAAACTTCGGGATCCTCTGTTGTTATGGATGTGGGCACCACGTTACAAACCCCTTCTACAAATGGTGGAGCAATCACTCTAACAGATTTATCTGTGAATATCTCTCCTTTAGGAGCTATGCCTTTAGCATCTGCCAAGGTCTCTTCTCAAACAACGGGTCAAAATATTACAGTCTCTTCTGTTCAGTTAATTTCTGCTGATGGCAATAGCTATGAGTTTCCTATTTTTTCTAAGAGTCATGATTTTTCATCAGCTTTAGTTATAGAAGCCCCTTCGGGAACAACTCCTACGGTACCGGCTTCTATAACTTCTCCAATACTTCCAGATGAGCATTATGGTTCCCAGGGATATTGGACAATGAACTGGAATCAAGGAACAGGAACCACCCAGCAATTAGCAACATTTTCTTGGACGGAGACGGGTTATTCTCCTAATCCTGAGCGTCAAGCTCTGTTAGTTCCTAATGCATTATGGGGAAGTTTCACAGATATCCGCGCTTTACATCAATTAGTAGAGCTTAGCGCAAGAAGTGTTGAGTATCAAAAAGGCCTATGGGGATCGGCAATTACTGATTGTCTGCATAAGAAAAAAACTTCGTTAAATAAAAAATATTGCCATGTGGGTGTGGGTTATGCCGTAGGTGCGAGTATACATACCCCTAGGGAAAACCTATTTTCCTTAGGTTTTTGCCAATTATTTAATAGAGATAAGGATTATCTAGTTTCTAAAACTCGCTCTCATGTTTATGCGGGATCTTTATTCTTTGAGCATAGGATAAATAGCTCGGGTTTCTTATCGAAGGTTCCCGTAATTTTGAATTTACTCTGTAGTTACTGTCATGGTGAAAATGATATGACAACGCGGTATTCTCAGTTATATTCCCCTAGGGGAGTGGTATATCCTGAGGTCAAAGGTTGCTGGGGAAGCAACTGTTATGCAGGAGAAATCTCTACGAGTTTCCCTATGAAGTTTCCTTATCTCTTTGAAAAGTGCGTTCCTTTTCTTAAGGTACAGATGATTTATGGAGAGCAAGATAGTTTTCAGGAGCCTACAAGTGAGGGACGCTCTTTTGAAAGTAGCCATCTTGCCAATCTTTCTCTTCCTATAGGTGTGAAGTTTGAAACAGCAAGTCGCAGTAACAAAGACACCTTTTCGCTTATGGTTGCCTATATTCCTGATGTTTATAGAAGCAATCCCCAATGTCTAGCAACTTTGGTTTCTACGGGAAGCTCTTGGGAAACAACTGCTAATGATTTAGCACGGCATGCCTTTTCTTTACAGGCTTTGAGTAACTTCACCCATTTCAAACAAATTGGCTTGTTTGGTAACGGAGGATTTGAACTTCGTGAAGATTCTTATAGCTATAATTTAAATTTTGGTGGGAGAATACGTTTTTAA